The DNA window TCCAGCCAGTTCTAATCGATGTGCCTTATGGATTAAACGATCTAAAATAGCATCTGCAACCGTGCGTTCACCAATGATTTCATACCAAGATTTTACAGGGACTTGCGAGGTAACTATAACAGAACCAGTGTTATTTCGATCTTCAATTATTTCCAGCAAAGTGATTCTATTTTGACTGTCTAGTGGCTGTAAACCAAAGTCATCTAATATGATTAAGTGCTGCCGTTGTATTTTCGCTAACTCTCGAAGGTAAGAACCGTCTGCTTTTGCTATTTTGAGTTTAGCAAAGAGCTTCGTAGTGTTATAATAGCTTACCTTAAAACTCTGCATACATGCTTGATAACCCAAAGCTGTGGCCATGTAGCTTTTCCCTGCTCCAG is part of the Lentimicrobium sp. L6 genome and encodes:
- the istB gene encoding IS21-like element helper ATPase IstB, producing MNEITLTRMKQMKLYGMHGAFKTAIETGKTDDYSQDQFVSMLTDAEWDDKNNRRITRAIKNARFHYKATIEDIVYEEARNIDRTKLLRLAECDFITRSENILITGSTGAGKSYMATALGYQACMQSFKVSYYNTTKLFAKLKIAKADGSYLRELAKIQRQHLIILDDFGLQPLDSQNRITLLEIIEDRNNTGSVIVTSQVPVKSWYEIIGERTVADAILDRLIHKAHRLELAGESMRRKRSRINQENQ